The Mesorhizobium opportunistum WSM2075 DNA window TGGTGATGTTGCCCTTGATGCGGCCTTCGGCTTCGGCCTTGGCGAGCATCGGCATCAAGGCATCGATGGCGACCACGCCCGGAAGTTCGCCGGCATGGAGTGCCGCCTGTAGATAGGCCGAGGGCGCCGCCTTGTCGGCGCCGGTGAAGCGGAACACCGGGAATTCGTAGGAAACGCCATCGCTGTCGCCGGCGATGCGTTCGATCGATTTCTGCATGACTTCCTCCTTCGGCAGGCGGAGAGACATGCCCCGCGGCGAGGCCATTGTCGATTGGTCCAATTTGTCGCGCTATGGGCGCACTACTCGGCGGGTTGTGCGACGGGGATCCGCCGGTCCAGGGCCTGTGACAGCACCGCCACGGTGACCGCGAGCAAAGCGAGCACCGCGCCGACCAGGGGCAGATGGGCATAGGAAACGCCAGCCGAAAGGGCCACGCCGCCGATCCATGCCCCGCTGGCGTTGCCGACATTGAAGGCGCCCTGGTTGAGCGTGGCGGCAAGGTTCGGTCCTTCGGAAGCCGCCTCGACGACGCGGATTTGCAGCGGCGGCACGACGACGAAGACCAGCAGCCCCCACAGGAAGACCACGCCGATGGCGACGCTTGGGATCGCGCCGAACTGCATGAAGCCGACGAACAGGACCGCCATCAAAAGCAGCGTGCCGATGACTGTCGGCATCAGCTTCCAGTCGGCCAGCCGGCCGCCGATGACGTTGCCGATGGTCATGCCGGCGCCGAACAGCAAGAGCACCCAGGTGACCGCCGAGGTCGACAGGCCGGACACGTCGCTGAGATAGGGCTTGATGTAGGTGAAGACGGCGAACAGGCTGGCCGAGGCCAGCGAGGCGATCAGCATCGCCAGCCAGACCTGCAACTTGCCCAGCACGCGCAGTTCGCCGCGCAGGCCGCCGCCGCTCGGCTCGGCGACATCGGACGGCACCAGCCAGGCGATGGCCGCGACCGAGATCAGGCCGATGCCGACCACGGCCAGGAAGGTGGAGCGCCAGCCGAAAGCTTCGCCAAGCGCCGTGCCGGCCGGAACGCCCAGAATGTTGGACAGCGTCAGGCCGGCGAACATCAGCGCGATGGCGCTGGCGCGCTTGTTGCGGGGCACCAGGCTTGCCGCGACGACCGAGCCGATGCCGAAGAAGGCGCCGTGGCCGAAGGCGGTGAAGACGCGCGCGGCCATCAGCAGCCAGTAGTTGGGGGCGATGGCGCAGAACAGATTGCCGACAACAAACAGGGCGGCCAACCCGACCAGCACCGGCTTGCGTGGCAGATGCGCCGTGGCCATGGCGACGATCGGCGCGCCGAAGACGACGCCCAGCGCATAGCCGGTGACCAGCAGGCCGGCGGCGGGGATCGTCACGCCGAGATCGGCGGCGACCTCCGGCAGCAGCCCCATGATGACGAATTCGGTGGTGCCGATGCAGAAGGACGCAATGGCAAGCGCAAGGATCGGCAACGGCATGGGGCGTCCAGACTGAATCGGTTCAATTTTAGACTGCGCGACGATCCATGCCGGGCGCAACATACATCGCTGCAATGCAGCAATGCAGAAAGGATAGAGCAGATCCGCAACGGGCTGCCGAGGCATCGGACCGGAAGCCGAACAGGTTTCAGGCCAGCGGCTTCAGCTCCTGCGCGATGGTGGGCAGCAGTTCCGAGACGGTCGGATGGATGTGCACGGCGCGCGCCAGCGTGTCGACGGGCGCCTTGGCGTACATCAGGTCGAGCACGCAATGCACCGCCTCGTCGCCGCCGGGGCCGAGCACCGAGCAGCCGAGGATTTCCCTGGTGTCGGCATCGACAAGGATCTTCATGAAGCCTTGCGTCTCGCCCTTTTCGACGGCGCGGCCGACGCGCGTCATCGGCCGTTGGCCGACCAGCGCCCGGCGGCCGGATTTCCTGACCGCGGCCTCTGTCATGCCGCAGCGGCCGAGCGGCGGGTCGATGTAGAGCGCGTAGGCCTCGATGCGGTCGCTGACCTTGCGCGGATCGTTGTCGAGCAAGTTGGCGGCGACGATCTCATAGTCGTTGTAGGAGGTGTGGGTGAAGGCGCCCCTGCCGTTGCAGTCGCCCATCGCCCAGATGCCTGGCACGTTGGTGCGCAACTGGTCGTCGATGGTGACGAAGCCGCGTTTGTCGACTTCCACGCCGGCCTTGTCGAGCCCGAGATCGTCGGTGTTGGGGGTGCGGCCGAGCGCCAGCAGCACGTGCGAGCCGACAGCCGGCGGCTTGCCGACGGAGAAGGTCACGGCGATATCCCCGCCCTGTCTGGCAAAGCCGATGTCGTCGGCGCCGAGATGGACGGCGATGTCTTCGTTTTCGAGAATCGACAGGATGGCGGCGGAGACGTCCTCGTCCTCGCGGCCGGTCAGGCGCGGGCTCTTTTCGATGACGGTGACTTCCGAGCCGAAGCGGCGGAACATCTGCGCGAATTCGAGCGAGATGTAGCTGCCGCCGACAACGATCAGGTGGCGCGGCAGCACGTCTAAATCCATCATCGTGGAATTGGTCAGGTAGTCGATGTCGTGGACGCCGGGCAGGTCGGGCACAGAAGCGCGGCCGCCGGTGTTGAGGAAGACCTTTTCGGCGGTCAGAAGTTCGTCGCCGACGCGCACCGTGTTGGCGGTCTCGAAGCGTGCGTGGCCGCGATAGAGGGTGCAGCCCTTCATGCCGGCGATCCATGTCTCCAGATTGGTGCGGGCGTTGATCGTCACCTTGTCCTTGCGCGCCTTGATCACTTTGTAGTCGACCCCGACGGGGCCTGAGAGCGTCACGCCATAATCGGCGGCGCGCCTGGCGAGATGCGCGGCATAGGCGCTGGCGACCATGGTCTTGGTCGGCATGCAGCCGGTGTTGACGCAGGTGCCGCCGACCAGCTTGCGCTCGATCAGCGCCACGCTCATGCCAGCGGCCGTCAGCCGGCCGGCCAATGGCGACCCCGCCTGGCCAGCGCCGATGATGATGGCGTCGAAAGTCTTGGCTGTCATGCCACCGCCGCCACGATCAGCAGGCCGCCGATGATCGCCACCGCGTCCTCGATGAAGGCGGCGGGCGGATCCTTGCCGAAGGCGGCTGCCAGCCGGCCGCGCGCCTCGGCGCCACCCAGCGTGCCGATGACCGCGCCGATGGCGCCGGCGATCAGGCCGCCGATGGTGGAGCCACCCGTGGCGCCGATTACCGCACCGCTGAAGGCGCCAAGCAGGATGCGGGCGCCGAATTGCTGCGGCACCTTGCGGCTGGGCGTCGACGGCAGCTGGTCGGTGACCAGTTCGATGATGGCCAGGATGGTGAAGATGCCGACGGCGGCCCAGTGGCTCATGAAGCTTGCCCAGGTGCCGGCAACCGGCAGCCAGCCGAGCCAGGCGCCCCAGGCGACGGCGGCCGGCGCGGTCATGGCGCGCAGGCCGGCAATGACGCCGATCAACAGTGCGAGAACATAAAGCATGGTAGATCCCCTCGATCCCCGGGCCAGGACAGCCCTGAGCAGGCAGGCTACCATAGGTCCGATATTTGGCCAGTGCTTGCGTCCGCACTTTTCTGCCGGCCGCGATTGTGCTTTGCAATGACGTCGATTGGAGACCCGTCATGGCTGAGAGCGAGCGCACAAGGATGGCCGCCGGCCAATGGTACACCTGCCTCGATGACGAATTGGAAGCCTTGCGAGCCAAGGCGCGCGATGCGGTGTTCGAGCACAACACGTTGCCGCCGAGGCAGCGCGGCAATCTCGGGCCTGCCCTTAAGACATTGCTGGGCGGCGTGGGCGAGGGCGCCCGCATCGAAGCGCCGTTCCATTGCGCCTATGGCTTCAACATCTTTCTCGGCGACAATGTTTTTCTCAACGCCGGCTGCACCATCCTGGACACGGCGCCGGTGCGCATCGGCAAGGGGACGCTGCTCGGCCCCAATGTCCAGATCTATTGCGCCGAGCACCACAGGCAAGCGGCGGGACGGCAGGCGGGACTGGAGATCGCCAGGCCGGTCGAGATCGGCGCAAATGCCTGGATCGGCGGTAGCGCGGTCATCCTTGGCGGCGTCAGCATCGGCGAGGGCGCCATCGTCGGCGCCGGTGCGGTGGTGACGCGCGACGTGCCCGCCGACACCACGGTGGTCGGCAATCCGGCGCGGGCGGTTAAACTCGATTGACGTTATGCGGCGGGAAGCGGATCGTTGCTTCAAAGCCGTCCTGCTGGCCGGAAGCCGGTGAATCCAGGGTCAGGGTCGCACCGATCTGTTGTAGTATTCTATTGACGATCGCCAGTCCGAGGCCTGATCCTTCGGCACGTGTTTCACCGCGTTCGAACCGTTTGACAAGGCCATCCGGGGCCGGAACCACCGGACCTTGGTTGACCACGCTGAGCCGGGCATCATCAGTGATGCGAATGACAACTTCGCCGCCTTCGGTGCCATGCCGCAATGCGTTCTCGATCAGGTTGCGCAGGATTATTGCCAGTGCATCTGTGTCGATCGCGACCAGCGCCTTGCCATTGTCAGGCGTCTTAAGGCGAAGGCGGCCCTTGTTCTGGCCGCGCTGCTCGAAGTCTTCGACCACCAATGCTGCGACCGCGGCAAGATCGGCTGGTTTGCCGGCAACTGCTACTCCAGCATCGGCACGCGCTAGCTGCATCAGCTTTTCGGACAGGTCGGCGAGATCGGACAGGGCCGCCCTTATCTGGCGTGGGCGCTTTTTTTCTGCCTCGTCCGAAGCTTCCGCGATCAGTCGCTCCGTCTGGGCCAGCGCGCCGGCGATCGGTGTGCGCAGTTCATGCGCGGCATTCGCCGTGAATTCCTTTTCGGCGTCGAGTGCCATGTTGAGACGCCGCATCAGGCTGTTGACAGACTTGGCGATGGCCGCGAGTTCGGAGGGCAGGTCGTCGGTGCGGATCGGAGCGAGATTGTCACCGTGACGGGCGCTAATCTCGCCGCGCAGCGTCGCGATCGGCCTCAGGAAGCGCGCCAGGGTCAGCCACGCGACCAGCGCGCTCAACGGAATGAGGATGACCATCGGTATCAGAAAGCCGGTGGCGGCTTCCAGCGTTTCCTCATTGCGCCGTGCATCGAGCTCGGCGACCTGAATGAAGACCGTGCCGCTGACCGCCGGCTCGGTGTAGATGCGCCATCCAGAAGCCTCGGAAAATCCCTGCACGAGTTCAGCCGTGAGCGGCTCCGCGGGAGCATCATAGGAGTGTATGAGAACGCGACCGCCGGCGTCCCGCACTTGGAAAATCAGGCGGCCACCGTCGTCGTCCGAAACAGCCTCCGCAAGCCGGCGCGGCGATTGCGACGGCTCGCGTCCGAAAAGATCGTCGATGACCAGCGGCAGCAGCCGACGCGCTGATTCCTGCATGGAACTGTCCATGGCTTCGTTGATTTCACGATGCAGCGTGATACTTCCAGTGCCCGCGGCGACGAGGCCGAAGGCGACCGTCAGCAGGATCAGCGAGACAACGACGCGACCCGCAAGGCTGTCGAGGACCCTCATGGAGATGCCAGCCGGTAGCCTAGCCCCCTTACGGTCGTCAACGCTCCGCGCCCGATCTTCTTGCGCAGGCGGCTAACATAGACTTCGACGGTGTTGCTTTCGATCTCTGCGCCAAAGGCATAGAGCGCATCCTCGATCTGGTTCTTGCCTATCGTCATGCCGGGTCGGCGCAAGAACTGCTCCAGCACTGCCCATTCGCGGGACGTCAGCATGGCCTCAGCGCCGTTAACCACGACGCGGCGGGCCGCTTGATCGATCTCGAGGAGTCCGAGCCGGACCAAAGGGTTCGGGTTTCCGGCATAGCGGCGCGCGACCGCGGCAAGGCGTGCGGACAACTCGCCGAGATGGAAGGGCTTGACCAGATAGTCGTCGGCGCCGGAATTCAGGCCCGCTATGCGGTCCGAGAGCTGGTCGCGCGCGGTCAGGATGATGACTGGCGTATCAGCGCCCTTACGACGCAGCGTTTTCAGGAATTCGAGGCCCTTGCCATCAGGCAGATGCAGGTCGAGCAGGACGAGTTCATAGGAGACGACCCGCAGGTGATCGCCGGCACCGCCAAGCGTCGTGCTCCAGTCCACGGCATGGCCGTCGGCGGCGATGTGATCGCGCACCGCCTCGCCCAGCACGGGGTCGTCTTCGATCAGCAGAACGCGCACCTTGCCTCCGTGTCCACGGCAACACGCCGCCTTCATGCGGCACAAGGCTGACAGCAAGCTGAACGAAAGCCAATCGCGGCTTTTGGACAATGCGAGTGCGTTCAGGGCAAGGTGCTTTCACGGCGAGGTGCGTTCAGGCTGCTGTCAGGTTTCAGGGGCAGGGTCCGCGACATCGGAATTGGCCGATGGAGAAAACAAGATGAAACCCCTGATCCTGACCGCGCTGGTGATGGTTTTTGCCGGGCCGGCCTTCGCTGCCGACAGATGCGATGTGCCCACCGACCAGTGGCAGCCGCGTGAAGCGCTGCAAAAGAAGCTTGAAAGCGAGGGCTGGAAGGTCCGCAGCATCAAGACGGAAAACGGCTGCTATGAAGCCAAGGCGCTCGATGCCAACGGCAAGAAGCTGGAAGCCGTCTTTAATCCCAAGACGCTCGAGTCGGTTGGCGCCGATTCCGACGACGGTTGATCGCCATGAACGTCACCGCTTCGACACGAGGGACTTTGGTCCAGGTCTGGAGCCCCTACGTCCGCCTCTTTCACTGGTCGCTGGTCCTGTGCGTTGCGGTGGCGTGGCTGTCTTCTGGCGAAACCATGAAGGTGCATGAGCTGGCCGGCTACAGCGCGGGCGTGCTGATCACATCTCGGCTGATCGCCGGCTTGGCCGGATCCGGATACACGCGCTTCCATCAGTTCGTGCACGGACCGCGCGCGGTCGGCTTGTATCTCTCCGATGTGGCGAAGGGCGATGAAAAGCGCTATCTCGGCCATAACCCTGCCGGCGGCGCCATGGTGCTGGCACTTCTGGCCTGCGTGGCAGGAATTGCACTTACCGGCTGGATGCAGACCACCGACACTTGGTGGGGGGTGGGTTGGGTCGAGGACACGCACAAGATCCTGGGCAATGGCATCCTGGTGCTGATCGGGCTGCATGTTGGTGGCGTGTTGCTGGCCAGCCTGCGCCATGGCGAAAACCTTGTTCGTGCCATGGTCACCGGCCGTAAACGTGCGCCATCGCCGGAGGACGTCGCCTGACCACATCGCCCTGATCACGGGGACCGGAATGCAAAGGGCGCTGCGGCGACGCGCGCCCTTTGCCGTTATGCCTCAGGACGCTGCGTGCACCATGTCCTCCCGCCGATCGCCTCGCCTGGAAAACTCCCGCCGGTATTGCGCCGGCGATGTCCTCAGTCTCGCGGCAAAATGCTGGCGCAACGAGGTGGCGCTGCCGAAGCCGGCTTCGAAGGCGACGATGTCCATCGATTTCTCCGTCGCCTCCAGCAAGCGCTGCGCCAGCTCGATCCGCTGGCTGGTCAGCCAATCGCCAAAACTGGTGCCGATCGATTTCTGGAAGCGGCGGGTGAAGGTGCGCCGGGTCAGGCCGGCGGCTTCGGCGACGCTGTCGAGGCTGTGCGCCTCGCCGAGCGTGGCGCGCACCGCGTCGAGCGCCCTGGTGAAGCGGTCGGCGTCAGCGCTTTTTGCCACGGGGCGCTCGATGAATTGCGCCTGCCCGCCCTGGCGGTGCGGGGAAAGGACGATCTGGCGGGCGAGCCGCAGTGCTGCTTCCGCGCCGTAGCGGGCGCGCACGATGTGGAGACAGCAGTCGAGGCCGGCCGCGACCCCGGCCGAGGTCACGACGTCGCCATTGTCGACATAGAGCACCGTGGCATCGACCGCGATGTCTGGATGGAGTTCCTGCAGCCGCTCGGAGTAGGCCCAGTGCGTCGCGGCGCGGCGTCCTGAAAGCAGTCCAGCCGCGGCAATGGCAAAGGTTCCGAGACACAGTCCGACAATCAATGCACCATGCTCGTGCGCTCTGCGTATCGCCTCCATCAACACTGGCGCCGGCGGCTCGCCGAGATGATGCCAGCTTGGGATGATGACGATATCGGCGCCGTCGAGTCCTTCGAGCCCATGCGGTGCGGCAACCGTCAGTCCGGCTTCGGTGTGGACCGGGCCGGCCTTGACCGCGCAGATGCGGAACTCGAAGCGCGGCAGCCCAAGCGCCGTCCTGTCCTCGCCGAACACCAGGCATGGCACGGAGAGATGGAATGGGCTGATGCCGTCGAAGGCTAGGACGGCAATGATCGGGTCGGTCATGGGGGGCTTCCAGCAGGTGATCGCGGATTGTCCCAATTCTTTCGAATGATGTCAATCGGGACACTTTTGGTCGCTTGGCGATATCCCTATTTTCGGCCCCATCGCATTCAAGCCGGAAAGGAAAACACCATGTCTGACCCAGTCAAAACCGCACCGCGCCGCGCTCTCATCGTCATCGACGTCCAGAACGACTATGATGGCGGCAATCTCGCCATCCAGCATCCGCCGTTCCGCGACAGCGTCGTCAACGTGGCGCGGGCCATGGATGCGGCCACTGCTGCCGGCGTCAAGGTAGTGGTGGTCAAGCAGATGGCACCCGAGACATCGCCAGTTTTCGCCAAGGGCAGCCATGGCGCCGAATTGCATCCGGAGATCGCCAGGCGCGGCCGCGACCACTATATCGAAAAGAACCTGCCTTCCGCCTTCACCGGCACCGACCTCGAGGATTGGCTGCGCGCCAACGCCATCGATACGCTCACGGTGGTCGGCTACATGACGCATAATTGCGATCTGTCGACCATCATCCACGCCGTGCATATGGGCTTTGCGGTCGAATTCCTGTCCGACGCCACCGGCTCGCTACCTTATGCCAACAGCGCCGGCTATGCCTCGGCGGAGGAGATTCACCGCGTGGTCACGATCATCCTGCAGTCGCGCTTCGCGGCGGTGCTCAAGACCGCCGAGTGGGTGGAATGCCTGAAGACCGGCGCCTTGCCGGAGCGCGATACGATCTACGCCTCCAACCAGCGGGCGCTGGCGCGCAACGCGGCCTAGCAATGTCCGCAAACAGAAAGGGCGCCGCATCGCTGCGGCGCCCTTTCGTGTCTAGTGTTCATAATGTCTAGAACAGGCCTTCGATCTGGCCCATCTCGTTGAGGAAGATCTTTTCCGAGGACGGTGCCTTGGGCAGGCCGGGCATGGTCATGACTTCGCCGCAGATGATGACGACGAAGCCAGCACCGGCCGAAAGCCTGACTTCGCGCACCGGCACGGTGTGGCCGGTCGGCGCGCCGCGCAGGTTCGGGTCGGTCGAGAACGAGTACTGGGTCTTGGCCATGCAGACCGGCAGGTTGCCGTAGCCGGCGTCTTCCCAGGCCTTGAGCTGGTCGCGCACCGACTTGTCGGCGATCGCCTCCGAGCCGCGATAGATGCGCTGGACGATGGTGTTGATCTTCTCGAACAGCGGCATGGCATCGGGATAGAGCGGCGCGAATTGCGAGGCGCCGGATTCGGCCAGCGCCACCACCTTGTTGGCAAGATCCTCGATGCCGGCCGAGCCGTTGGCCCAGTGCTTGCACAGGATCGCCTCTTCGCCCATCGAGGCGACATAGTCCTTCATCGCCTGGATTTCGGCGTCGGTGTCGGAATAGAAATGGTTGATGGCAACCACCGCCGGCACGCCGAACTGGCGGATGTTCTCGATATGGCGGCCAAGGTTGGCGCAGCCCTTCTTCACCGCCTCGACGTTTTCCTTGCCGAGGTCTTCCTTCTTGACGCCGCCATTCATCTTCATGGCGCGCACAGTGGCGACGATGACGGCGGCTGCCGGCTTGAGGCCAGCCTTGCGGCACTTGATGTCGAAGAATTTCTCGGCGCCGAGATCGGCGCCGAAGCCGGCCTCGGTGACGACGTAGTCGGCGAGCTTCAGCGCCGTGGTGGTGGCGACGACCGAGTTGCAGCCATGCGCGATGTTGGCGAACGGGCCGCCATGCACGAAAGCCGGGTTGTTCTCCAGCGTCTGCACGAGGTTGGGCTGCATGGCGTCCTTCAGGAGCACGGCCATGGCGCCGTCGGCCTTGAGGTCGCGGGCATAGACCGGCGACTTGTCGCGGCGATAGGCGACGATGATGTCGCCAAGGCGCTTTTCCAGATCCTTCAGGTCGGTCGACAGGCACAGGATCGCCATGACTTCCGAGGCGACGGTGATATCGAAGCCGGCCTCGCGCGGGAAACCGTTGGCGACGCCGCCGAGCGAGCAGATGATCTCACGCAGCGCCCGGTCGTTCATGTCCATGACGCGGCGCCACACCACGCGGCGGGTGTCGATGCCGAGCTCATTGCCCCAGTAGATATGGTTGTCGATCAGCGCCGACAAAAGGTTGTGCGCGGTGGTGATGGCGTGGAAGTCGCCGGTGAAGTGGAGGTTCATGTCCTCCATCGGCACGACCTGTGCGTAACCGCCGCCGGCGGCACCGCCCTTGACGCCGAAATTCGGGCCGAGCGAGGCCTCGCGGATGCAGACGATCGCCTTCTTGCCGATGCGGTTCAGGCCGTCGCCGAGGCCGACCGTGGTGGTGGTCTTGCCTTCGCCGGCCGGGGTCGGGTTGATGGCGGTGACCAGGATCAGCTTGCCGT harbors:
- a CDS encoding MFS transporter → MPLPILALAIASFCIGTTEFVIMGLLPEVAADLGVTIPAAGLLVTGYALGVVFGAPIVAMATAHLPRKPVLVGLAALFVVGNLFCAIAPNYWLLMAARVFTAFGHGAFFGIGSVVAASLVPRNKRASAIALMFAGLTLSNILGVPAGTALGEAFGWRSTFLAVVGIGLISVAAIAWLVPSDVAEPSGGGLRGELRVLGKLQVWLAMLIASLASASLFAVFTYIKPYLSDVSGLSTSAVTWVLLLFGAGMTIGNVIGGRLADWKLMPTVIGTLLLMAVLFVGFMQFGAIPSVAIGVVFLWGLLVFVVVPPLQIRVVEAASEGPNLAATLNQGAFNVGNASGAWIGGVALSAGVSYAHLPLVGAVLALLAVTVAVLSQALDRRIPVAQPAE
- a CDS encoding FAD-containing oxidoreductase, which encodes MTAKTFDAIIIGAGQAGSPLAGRLTAAGMSVALIERKLVGGTCVNTGCMPTKTMVASAYAAHLARRAADYGVTLSGPVGVDYKVIKARKDKVTINARTNLETWIAGMKGCTLYRGHARFETANTVRVGDELLTAEKVFLNTGGRASVPDLPGVHDIDYLTNSTMMDLDVLPRHLIVVGGSYISLEFAQMFRRFGSEVTVIEKSPRLTGREDEDVSAAILSILENEDIAVHLGADDIGFARQGGDIAVTFSVGKPPAVGSHVLLALGRTPNTDDLGLDKAGVEVDKRGFVTIDDQLRTNVPGIWAMGDCNGRGAFTHTSYNDYEIVAANLLDNDPRKVSDRIEAYALYIDPPLGRCGMTEAAVRKSGRRALVGQRPMTRVGRAVEKGETQGFMKILVDADTREILGCSVLGPGGDEAVHCVLDLMYAKAPVDTLARAVHIHPTVSELLPTIAQELKPLA
- a CDS encoding membrane protein, which encodes MLYVLALLIGVIAGLRAMTAPAAVAWGAWLGWLPVAGTWASFMSHWAAVGIFTILAIIELVTDQLPSTPSRKVPQQFGARILLGAFSGAVIGATGGSTIGGLIAGAIGAVIGTLGGAEARGRLAAAFGKDPPAAFIEDAVAIIGGLLIVAAVA
- a CDS encoding sugar O-acetyltransferase → MAESERTRMAAGQWYTCLDDELEALRAKARDAVFEHNTLPPRQRGNLGPALKTLLGGVGEGARIEAPFHCAYGFNIFLGDNVFLNAGCTILDTAPVRIGKGTLLGPNVQIYCAEHHRQAAGRQAGLEIARPVEIGANAWIGGSAVILGGVSIGEGAIVGAGAVVTRDVPADTTVVGNPARAVKLD
- a CDS encoding ATP-binding protein — its product is MRVLDSLAGRVVVSLILLTVAFGLVAAGTGSITLHREINEAMDSSMQESARRLLPLVIDDLFGREPSQSPRRLAEAVSDDDGGRLIFQVRDAGGRVLIHSYDAPAEPLTAELVQGFSEASGWRIYTEPAVSGTVFIQVAELDARRNEETLEAATGFLIPMVILIPLSALVAWLTLARFLRPIATLRGEISARHGDNLAPIRTDDLPSELAAIAKSVNSLMRRLNMALDAEKEFTANAAHELRTPIAGALAQTERLIAEASDEAEKKRPRQIRAALSDLADLSEKLMQLARADAGVAVAGKPADLAAVAALVVEDFEQRGQNKGRLRLKTPDNGKALVAIDTDALAIILRNLIENALRHGTEGGEVVIRITDDARLSVVNQGPVVPAPDGLVKRFERGETRAEGSGLGLAIVNRILQQIGATLTLDSPASGQQDGFEATIRFPPHNVNRV
- a CDS encoding response regulator, which translates into the protein MRVLLIEDDPVLGEAVRDHIAADGHAVDWSTTLGGAGDHLRVVSYELVLLDLHLPDGKGLEFLKTLRRKGADTPVIILTARDQLSDRIAGLNSGADDYLVKPFHLGELSARLAAVARRYAGNPNPLVRLGLLEIDQAARRVVVNGAEAMLTSREWAVLEQFLRRPGMTIGKNQIEDALYAFGAEIESNTVEVYVSRLRKKIGRGALTTVRGLGYRLASP
- a CDS encoding PepSY domain-containing protein — its product is MKPLILTALVMVFAGPAFAADRCDVPTDQWQPREALQKKLESEGWKVRSIKTENGCYEAKALDANGKKLEAVFNPKTLESVGADSDDG
- a CDS encoding cytochrome b/b6 domain-containing protein, encoding MNVTASTRGTLVQVWSPYVRLFHWSLVLCVAVAWLSSGETMKVHELAGYSAGVLITSRLIAGLAGSGYTRFHQFVHGPRAVGLYLSDVAKGDEKRYLGHNPAGGAMVLALLACVAGIALTGWMQTTDTWWGVGWVEDTHKILGNGILVLIGLHVGGVLLASLRHGENLVRAMVTGRKRAPSPEDVA
- a CDS encoding GlxA family transcriptional regulator: MTDPIIAVLAFDGISPFHLSVPCLVFGEDRTALGLPRFEFRICAVKAGPVHTEAGLTVAAPHGLEGLDGADIVIIPSWHHLGEPPAPVLMEAIRRAHEHGALIVGLCLGTFAIAAAGLLSGRRAATHWAYSERLQELHPDIAVDATVLYVDNGDVVTSAGVAAGLDCCLHIVRARYGAEAALRLARQIVLSPHRQGGQAQFIERPVAKSADADRFTRALDAVRATLGEAHSLDSVAEAAGLTRRTFTRRFQKSIGTSFGDWLTSQRIELAQRLLEATEKSMDIVAFEAGFGSATSLRQHFAARLRTSPAQYRREFSRRGDRREDMVHAAS
- a CDS encoding cysteine hydrolase family protein; amino-acid sequence: MSDPVKTAPRRALIVIDVQNDYDGGNLAIQHPPFRDSVVNVARAMDAATAAGVKVVVVKQMAPETSPVFAKGSHGAELHPEIARRGRDHYIEKNLPSAFTGTDLEDWLRANAIDTLTVVGYMTHNCDLSTIIHAVHMGFAVEFLSDATGSLPYANSAGYASAEEIHRVVTIILQSRFAAVLKTAEWVECLKTGALPERDTIYASNQRALARNAA
- a CDS encoding formate--tetrahydrofolate ligase gives rise to the protein MAEVKSDIEIARGARKKQIQEIGQKIGIPTEHLLPYGHDKAKISAEFIKSVKGNKDGKLILVTAINPTPAGEGKTTTTVGLGDGLNRIGKKAIVCIREASLGPNFGVKGGAAGGGYAQVVPMEDMNLHFTGDFHAITTAHNLLSALIDNHIYWGNELGIDTRRVVWRRVMDMNDRALREIICSLGGVANGFPREAGFDITVASEVMAILCLSTDLKDLEKRLGDIIVAYRRDKSPVYARDLKADGAMAVLLKDAMQPNLVQTLENNPAFVHGGPFANIAHGCNSVVATTTALKLADYVVTEAGFGADLGAEKFFDIKCRKAGLKPAAAVIVATVRAMKMNGGVKKEDLGKENVEAVKKGCANLGRHIENIRQFGVPAVVAINHFYSDTDAEIQAMKDYVASMGEEAILCKHWANGSAGIEDLANKVVALAESGASQFAPLYPDAMPLFEKINTIVQRIYRGSEAIADKSVRDQLKAWEDAGYGNLPVCMAKTQYSFSTDPNLRGAPTGHTVPVREVRLSAGAGFVVIICGEVMTMPGLPKAPSSEKIFLNEMGQIEGLF